A window of the Salvelinus fontinalis isolate EN_2023a chromosome 26, ASM2944872v1, whole genome shotgun sequence genome harbors these coding sequences:
- the LOC129824126 gene encoding myosin light chain kinase 2, skeletal/cardiac muscle-like: MSSKIVNYNSTSRKPSTMDSVIDCNGAGLDLIQNRIESLNSKMDKLINIQEKVLNRLDGMSQDIDSIERDMETLKLDKEEIHIPARARTLPPALAQTQGTGMGGEVREMCQEISSIMTVLDQRSEKQAEKLDGMEKLVLSIHQVIRFIGETMKSPRVMEMMFMGPAARKASKSKDLKMKTTSTKATKGTQGMINPACERKPSTPETTHSNKTTKLHGPKNFLANSKPPGNFPKDHKKKDGKEKSGLKAQKKKKPPDTADTISLRKQVLLLEEVQKLNRENAERSSSSGHKQQQHLTPDGFLDLEAGSGGASEGSLSPNLLDFILEGPKAPVTEEESLSEEEAAGDGLKVEERKEEEVVKKEEKEDHLNESKEEEKKEELLKTTEKPEEDRRLEEKEGEKEKEGDTTLSKGPSEAVDMSVKDIPSLPTSPEAPGDTNSIPENCEDHNKSASSLSLEAAKQDQMEEGGTSSKRRVMEEDLGVEDHKKSRVEEGEEEEREGERKEEEEAEGPEDEGRSVFKAYGVDIRVELKKRLGKDQATEVKQSTGEPFFIDKSPPPPAPFNHRIVSAKPNQINNFYTINRVEILGGGRFGQVHKCMENSSGLTLASKIIKARSPKEKEMVKNEITVMNQLDHANLIQLYAAYESRNDIILVLEYVDGGELFDRIIDENYTLMELDTVMFIRQICEGLQHMHKMYILHLDLKPENILCVSRVTNKIKIIDFGLARKYKPREKLRVNFGTPEFLAPEVVNYDFVSFNTDMWSLGVITYMLLSGLCPFLGDNNPETLNNILACQWNFDEEEFTDISEEAKDFISKLLIVNKSWRIGASEALRHPWLSDPVLHHRLHEKKNMCNRSRRSSCIPITDS, translated from the exons ATGAGTTCCAAGATAGTGAACTATAACTCAACCTCAAGAAAGCCAAGCACGATGGATAGCGTAATCGATTGCAATGGTGCCGGCTTGGACCTCATTCAGAATCGCATTGAGTCTCTGAACAGTAAGATGGACAAACTCATCAACATCCAGGAGAAGGTCCTCAACCGGCTGGACGGAATGtcccaggacattgacagtatagagagGGACATGGAAACATTGAAGTTGGATAAGGAAGAGATCCATATCCCTGCCAGAGCCCGAACTCTACCACCGGCCCTGGCTCAAACCCAGGGCACGGGCATGGGGGGCGAGGTGAGAGAGATGTGTCAGGAGATAAGCTCCATCATGACAGTGCTGGACCAGCGCTCGGAGAAGCAGGCTGAGAAGCTGGACGGGATGGAAAAGCTGGTCCTCAGCATCCATCAGGTCATCAGATTCATTGGGGAGACGATGAAGAGCCCCCGGGTTATGGAGATGATGTTTATGGGTCCGGCAGCACGCAAGGCCTCCAAGTCAAAAGACCTCAAGATG AAAACTACCTCTACTAAAGCCACTAAAGGTACTCAAGGGATGATAAACCCTGCATGTGAACGCAAACCCAGCACCCCGGAGACCACTCACAGTAACAAGACAACAAAGCTCCACGGACCAAAGAATTTCCTTGCAAACAGCAAACCCCCCGGAAACTTT CCAAAAGATCACAAGAAGAAGGATGGGAAGGAGAAGTCGGGTCTGAAAGCACAGAAAAAGAAGAAGCCCCCAGACACAGCAG ATACCATCTCCCTTAGGAAGCAGGTGTTGCTACTAGAGGAGGTTCAGAAGCTCAACAGGGAGAATGCAGAGAGATCATCATCATCAGGTCACAAGCAGCAGCAGCACCTCACCCCTGATGGCTTCCTGGACCTGGAGGCTGGATCTGGAGGGGCCTCAGAGGGTTCTCTCAGCCCAAACCTGCTGGACTTTATCCTCGAGGGCCCCAAGGCCCCTGTGACTGAAGAGGAGTCATTGTCTGAGGAGGAGGCTGCAGGAGATGGACTAAAagtggaagagaggaaggaggaggaggttgtaaaaaaggaggagaaggaagaccACCTTAATGAATCTAAGGAAGAGGAGAAAAAGGAGGAGCTGTTGAAAACCACAGAGAAGCCTGAGGAGGATAGAAGACTAGAGGaaaaagagggggagaaggagaaagagggggacacTACACTCTCTAAAGGCCCATCAGAAGCTGTTGATATGTCAGTAAAGGATATCCCTTCTCTCCCAACCTCCCCTGAAGCTCCAGGAGACACCAACTCCATTCCCGAGAA CTGTGAAGACCACAACAAAAgtgcttcctctctgtctctggaggCAGCAAAACAGGACCAGATGGAGGAGGGCGGCACCAGCAGTAAGCGTCGGGTGATGGAGGAAGACCTGGGAGTAGAGGACCACAAGAAGAGTcgggtagaggaaggagaggaggaggagagggagggggagaggaaggaggaggaagaagcagAGGGACCAGAGGATGAGGGAAGGAGCGTCTTCAAGGCATACGGGGTGGATATCCGTGTGGAGCTGAAGAAGAGGCTGGGGAAAGATCAGGCCACAGAAGTCAAGCAGTCTACTGGGGAACCGTTCTTCATTG ACAAAAGTCCTCCTCCACCAGCTCCATTCAACCATCGGATAGTGTCGGCCAAACCCAACCAGATCAACAACTTCTACACCATCAACAGAGTTGAGATTCTAGGAGG GGGTCGTTTTGGCCAGGTGCACAAATGCATGGAAAACTCCTCAGGTCTCACCCTAGCTTCCAAAATCATCAAAGCCCGGAGTCCGAAAGAAAAG GAGATGGTCAAGAATGAGATCACGGTCATGAACCAGTTGGACCATGCCAACCTGATCCAGCTCTACGCCGCCTACGAGTCCAGGAATGACATCATCCTGGTGCTGGAATA TGTGGATGGTGGGGAGCTCTTTGACCGGATCATCGACGAGAACTACACTCTGATGGAGCTGGACACGGTCATGTTCATCAGGCAGATCTGTGAGGGCCTGCAGCACATGCACAAGATGTACATCCTCCATCTGGACCTCAAG CCGGAGAATATTCTATGTGTGAGCAGAGTCACAAATAAAATCAAGATCATTGACTTTGGACTTGCCAGAAA ATACAAGCCCAGAGAGAAGTTGCGAGTGAATTTCGGCACCCCAGAGTTCCTGGCCCCAGAAGTTGTCAACTATGACTTTGTGTCATTCAACACCGACATGTGGAGTCTGGGAGTCATTACATATATGCT TCTCAGCGGTCTGTGTCCTTTCCTGGGTGACAATAACCCTGAGACTCTGAACAACATCCTTGCCTGCCAGTGGAACTTTGACGAGGAAGAATTTACAGACATCTCAGAGGAAGCCAAAGACTTCATCTCTAAACTACTCATCGTCAATAAAAG TTGGAGGATAGGTGCCTCTGAAGCATTGAGGCATCCATGGCTCTCTGATCCAGTCCTCCATCACCGACTTCATGAAAAG AAGAACATGTGTAACCGCTCACGGCGTTCTTCATGCATACCCATTACAGATAGTTGA